The following proteins are encoded in a genomic region of Tenacibaculum sp. 190524A05c:
- a CDS encoding nuclear transport factor 2 family protein yields the protein MRLIKHAFIIGITIFSINAYAQQKETNTMTNQEIVTKFLNGFNNPELIQESIALLADDYKFKNPMVELNSKIEFIALAKQIGAVITGIEIINIAENGNWIAVHYDFKSSVVGLESNTATEWFKIENGMIKESNLIYDTSEWRKFYAQMKE from the coding sequence ATGAGATTAATCAAACACGCATTTATAATAGGAATAACAATATTCTCTATAAATGCTTATGCCCAACAAAAGGAAACAAATACTATGACAAATCAAGAAATTGTAACAAAGTTTTTAAATGGATTTAATAACCCTGAATTGATTCAAGAATCAATAGCATTGTTAGCAGATGACTATAAATTTAAAAATCCAATGGTTGAATTGAATTCTAAAATAGAATTTATTGCATTAGCCAAACAAATAGGTGCTGTAATCACCGGAATAGAAATAATCAATATCGCTGAAAATGGGAATTGGATAGCTGTCCATTATGATTTTAAATCCTCTGTCGTAGGTCTGGAATCAAACACAGCCACTGAATGGTTTAAGATTGAAAATGGAATGATAAAAGAATCAAATTTAATATACGACACTTCGGAATGGAGAAAATTTTATGCACAGATGAAAGAATAA
- a CDS encoding GNAT family N-acetyltransferase produces MEFIEKIELSKNDKKEILNLWNTEYPEKLNYQTLSEFEKYLEDLTEQSHILMKSQNQSIKGWYFDFIRDKEKWFALILDSKFHGKGFGSKILNLAKEKESELNGWVIDHNRDKKKNGEAYISPLNFYLKNGFEKLKENRLEIGKISAVQIKWRKN; encoded by the coding sequence GTGGAATTTATTGAGAAGATAGAACTTTCGAAAAATGATAAAAAAGAGATTCTTAATCTTTGGAATACTGAATATCCAGAAAAATTGAATTATCAAACACTTTCTGAATTTGAAAAGTATCTCGAAGATTTAACTGAACAATCACATATTTTAATGAAAAGCCAAAATCAAAGTATTAAAGGATGGTATTTTGACTTTATACGTGATAAAGAAAAGTGGTTTGCTTTAATTTTAGATTCAAAGTTTCACGGAAAAGGATTCGGATCAAAAATTCTCAATCTTGCTAAAGAAAAAGAATCAGAATTAAATGGTTGGGTAATTGACCATAATAGAGATAAAAAGAAAAATGGGGAAGCTTACATTTCACCTTTAAATTTTTATCTTAAAAATGGATTTGAAAAACTGAAAGAGAACAGATTAGAAATAGGAAAAATATCAGCCGTACAAATAAAATGGCGTAAAAACTGA
- a CDS encoding Crp/Fnr family transcriptional regulator, translated as MEKLKNCILSQVAIEKKSMEAILSAFELVELKKGEFFLKSGKICRKMAFIDTGYLRMYDIVDGKEITLWIGSDSRFITSLSSFIFQTSNHWNIQAITDCKLYVINRENHFKLNKTEPKWLEFDNMLLANSFALLEKSMFSQLHTTAKQRYDNLLKEEPQLFKYVPLQYIASMLGITPESLSRLRKIN; from the coding sequence ATGGAAAAACTAAAGAACTGTATTTTAAGCCAAGTTGCTATTGAGAAAAAATCAATGGAGGCTATTCTTTCCGCATTCGAACTAGTTGAATTAAAGAAAGGAGAGTTCTTTCTAAAATCAGGTAAAATTTGTCGTAAAATGGCATTTATAGATACCGGATATCTAAGAATGTATGACATCGTAGATGGAAAAGAAATAACGTTATGGATAGGTAGCGATTCAAGATTCATTACATCTCTTTCTAGTTTTATTTTTCAAACCAGTAATCATTGGAACATACAAGCTATTACAGATTGTAAACTGTATGTTATTAATCGAGAGAATCATTTTAAGCTTAATAAAACAGAACCTAAATGGTTAGAATTCGATAATATGTTATTAGCAAACTCTTTTGCGCTATTAGAAAAAAGTATGTTTTCTCAATTGCATACTACAGCAAAACAACGCTATGACAATTTACTTAAAGAAGAACCTCAACTTTTTAAATATGTTCCACTTCAATATATTGCTTCAATGTTAGGAATTACACCTGAATCTTTAAGTAGATTGAGAAAAATCAATTAA
- a CDS encoding DUF6733 family protein gives MKKIFTTVILIAMLNVSFAQEDKENSEDKLSFTLSLNQDAFFGFNPMMTASYELSEKGSITAYGIQWGAGTGSAWGQWTEIGLGYNFNVGDFDINPQLGFTMGSLLSSGANQEGIIGDGIVPNLTVNYGSEKFEGQFYFGYYLALRDNTAAGQATNNYVHYWANLGHKVSSIFSFGAHFEQLYLSGGSINGGGDLDRADGYFWVGPYVQIQKKGIGFRFSGGWNAEDSNAFSQNDFYKLTFFVSL, from the coding sequence ATGAAAAAAATCTTTACTACAGTTATTTTAATAGCAATGTTAAACGTAAGCTTTGCTCAAGAAGACAAAGAAAATTCAGAAGACAAATTAAGCTTTACACTTAGTTTAAACCAAGACGCGTTTTTTGGATTTAACCCAATGATGACTGCATCTTATGAATTATCTGAAAAAGGTTCAATTACCGCATATGGTATTCAATGGGGAGCCGGAACCGGAAGTGCTTGGGGACAGTGGACAGAAATTGGTTTAGGATACAATTTTAATGTTGGTGATTTTGATATTAATCCGCAACTAGGTTTTACCATGGGTAGTTTATTATCTAGTGGAGCTAATCAAGAAGGAATTATTGGTGATGGTATTGTACCTAACTTAACTGTTAATTATGGATCAGAAAAATTTGAAGGACAATTTTATTTTGGTTATTACCTAGCGTTAAGAGATAATACTGCTGCCGGTCAAGCTACTAACAATTATGTACACTATTGGGCAAATTTAGGACATAAAGTATCCTCTATTTTTTCTTTTGGAGCACACTTTGAACAATTGTACTTATCTGGCGGAAGTATAAATGGCGGCGGAGACCTTGACAGAGCTGATGGTTATTTTTGGGTTGGTCCTTACGTACAAATTCAAAAAAAAGGTATTGGTTTTAGATTTTCAGGTGGATGGAACGCAGAAGATAGTAATGCCTTTTCACAAAATGATTTTTATAAGTTGACCTTTTTTGTTTCTCTATAA
- a CDS encoding Crp/Fnr family transcriptional regulator, translated as MKHPLRQHIEEIISLTDEEFDFVLSHFETVKKRKHQYLVQEGDIVKKEFWITQGCVKSYFLDENGKEHILRFAMEHWWITDYESFVKQIPSTIYIDCLEDCEFLYISYENREKLTSEMHKMERFWAKKSKFGRIALQKRILSLLKNSAKERYDLLLEQHPQLFQRVPKKLIASYLGVSRETLSRLNS; from the coding sequence ATGAAACATCCTTTAAGACAACACATTGAAGAAATCATCTCGTTAACCGATGAGGAATTCGATTTTGTTTTAAGTCATTTTGAAACTGTAAAAAAACGAAAGCATCAATATTTAGTTCAGGAAGGAGATATCGTCAAAAAAGAATTTTGGATCACTCAAGGATGTGTCAAAAGTTATTTTTTAGATGAAAACGGAAAAGAACACATACTTCGTTTTGCTATGGAACATTGGTGGATTACAGATTATGAATCCTTCGTAAAACAAATTCCTTCGACTATTTATATCGATTGTTTAGAAGATTGTGAATTCCTGTATATCTCTTATGAAAATAGAGAAAAGCTTACTAGTGAAATGCACAAAATGGAACGTTTTTGGGCAAAGAAAAGTAAGTTTGGACGAATTGCACTTCAGAAAAGAATTCTCTCTCTACTGAAAAACTCCGCTAAAGAACGATATGATCTTCTTTTAGAACAACATCCACAATTATTTCAAAGAGTTCCTAAAAAATTGATAGCTTCTTATCTTGGTGTTTCAAGAGAAACATTGAGTCGATTGAACTCTTAA
- a CDS encoding DoxX family protein, protein MKTIKQNTDLGILIFRILVAGLLILHGIGNLTNGYVFIKSMMSKSGLPEFMAYGAFMGEIIAPIFILLGYRVRISSLFVALTMFIAILTTHAGEIFSLNQFGGWAIELQAFYLFGAIAIFYTDSGRYTILNK, encoded by the coding sequence ATGAAAACAATTAAACAAAACACTGATTTAGGAATTCTAATATTTCGAATTCTTGTAGCTGGATTACTGATTCTACATGGTATTGGAAACCTGACAAATGGATATGTATTCATTAAAAGTATGATGTCTAAATCTGGTTTACCTGAATTTATGGCCTACGGAGCATTTATGGGAGAAATCATTGCTCCAATTTTTATTCTCCTAGGATATCGTGTTCGTATTTCTTCGCTATTTGTAGCATTAACAATGTTCATTGCGATTTTAACCACACATGCTGGGGAAATATTTAGTTTAAATCAATTCGGCGGTTGGGCAATTGAGTTACAAGCTTTCTACTTATTTGGAGCTATTGCTATTTTTTATACCGATAGTGGTAGATATACCATATTGAACAAATAG
- a CDS encoding 4-oxalocrotonate tautomerase family protein: protein MPYINIKVTDEQVTKEQKHQLIVGATQLVVDVLNKNPKTTHVVIDEIPIENWGVNATQYSNSNKFK from the coding sequence ATGCCTTATATCAACATTAAAGTTACCGACGAACAGGTAACTAAAGAACAGAAACATCAGCTCATAGTTGGAGCTACTCAATTAGTAGTTGATGTCTTAAACAAAAATCCAAAAACTACTCATGTGGTTATTGATGAAATCCCTATTGAAAACTGGGGAGTTAACGCAACACAGTATTCAAACTCAAACAAATTTAAGTAA
- a CDS encoding SDR family NAD(P)-dependent oxidoreductase, which yields MKDTTVIITGASTGIGKAIAAYFINNGSNVVMNSSNEDNLKRAFEELGSPTNAIYFAGDISKQETGKTLVRLAKETFSSVDILINNAGVFAPKPFLDVAEEDLDYYWNINLKGTYFTSQAAIGEMLKQNKGSIINIGTVLVDHAIGGFPATAPITSKGAIHSLSRQLAAEFGKNNIKVNTIAPGIIRSPLQGKMGIEDADSLAGLHLLNRIGEANEIAEAAYYLASSDFITGETINVAGGHTVGHNL from the coding sequence ATGAAAGATACAACTGTAATTATAACCGGAGCCTCAACAGGAATAGGAAAAGCAATTGCTGCTTACTTTATTAATAATGGAAGTAACGTAGTTATGAATTCTTCTAATGAAGATAATCTTAAACGTGCTTTTGAAGAATTAGGTTCACCAACAAACGCTATTTATTTCGCTGGTGATATTAGTAAACAGGAAACTGGAAAAACGCTTGTTCGTTTAGCAAAGGAAACATTCAGTTCTGTGGATATACTAATTAATAATGCTGGTGTTTTTGCACCAAAGCCTTTTTTGGATGTCGCAGAAGAAGATCTAGATTATTATTGGAACATCAATCTTAAAGGAACATATTTTACTTCTCAAGCTGCAATCGGCGAAATGTTGAAACAAAACAAAGGATCAATTATAAATATTGGAACGGTACTAGTTGATCATGCAATTGGTGGTTTTCCTGCAACAGCTCCAATTACAAGTAAAGGTGCAATTCATTCTTTGAGCAGACAATTAGCTGCGGAATTTGGAAAAAATAACATTAAAGTAAACACCATCGCTCCAGGAATTATTCGAAGTCCATTACAAGGAAAAATGGGCATTGAAGATGCAGATAGTTTAGCTGGACTGCACCTATTGAATCGAATTGGAGAAGCTAATGAAATTGCAGAAGCAGCGTATTATTTAGCTTCATCTGATTTTATAACCGGAGAAACTATAAATGTAGCAGGAGGTCATACTGTTGGCCATAACTTATAA
- a CDS encoding nuclear transport factor 2 family protein: MYTENIKTIEQVITNYFEGIFYGEADKLDSCFTETAIIYGDINGVPYQKSKEEYVNGVRNRQSPNELKETFNMKIVGIDVLGNTAMVKVHLPMLGYNYYDYLSLIKFGDDWKIVNKIFCHVA; the protein is encoded by the coding sequence ATGTATACAGAAAATATAAAAACAATAGAACAAGTTATTACTAATTACTTTGAAGGAATTTTCTATGGAGAAGCTGATAAACTTGATTCTTGCTTTACAGAAACAGCCATTATTTACGGAGACATTAACGGAGTTCCTTATCAAAAGAGTAAAGAGGAATATGTAAATGGGGTAAGAAACAGACAAAGTCCAAATGAATTAAAAGAGACTTTCAACATGAAAATCGTTGGAATTGATGTTCTGGGGAATACTGCTATGGTTAAAGTTCATTTACCAATGTTAGGTTACAATTACTATGACTATTTATCATTGATAAAATTCGGTGATGATTGGAAAATAGTAAATAAAATTTTCTGCCACGTAGCCTAA